The following are encoded together in the Coffea arabica cultivar ET-39 chromosome 1c, Coffea Arabica ET-39 HiFi, whole genome shotgun sequence genome:
- the LOC113720646 gene encoding alpha carbonic anhydrase 7-like: MENLTRKALFCCFFVCTTFACNLARAEEVEDEKEFSYDERSHRGPAHWGEIRQEWSMCNHGSMQSPIDLLDARVQVVSSLGRLHREYKPSNATLVNRGHDMMLRWVDDAGHIHINGTLYHLRQCHWHSPSEHSINGKRYDLEAHLVHEALNGRIAVIGIIYEIGRSDSFLSMMENKLKALADTRDLEKVVGVIDPKQIKLGSRKYYRYIGSLTIPPCTQNVVWTIVKKVRTVTRDQVKMIREAVHDESEANARPLQPLHNRPIRMYRPHAEEEED, translated from the exons ATGGAGAATCTTACAAGAAAAGCCTTGTTTTGCTGCTTCTTCGTTTGTACGACCTTTGCATGTAATCTGGCACGAGCTGAAGAAGTAG AGGATGAAAAGGAATTTAGTTACGATGAAAGAAGCCACAGGGGACCAGCTCACTGGGGGGAGATTCGGCAAGAGTGGAGCATGTGTAACCATGGTAGCATGCAGTCGCCGATTGATCTGCTGGATGCAAGAGTTCAAGTTGTGTCAAGCTTGGGAAGACTTCACAGGGAATACAAGCCTTCTAATGCCACTCTCGTGAATAGAGGTCACGATATGATG TTGAGATGGGTTGATGATGCTGGGCATATTCATATAAATGGGACCTTATATCATCTCAGACAGTGTCACTGGCACTCACCTAGTGAACATTCTATTAATGGCAAAAG GTACGATCTAGAGGCGCATTTGGTTCATGAAGCCCTCAATGGAAGGATCGCTGTAATTGGAATCATATATGAGATTGGACGATCCGACTCCTTTTTATCTATG ATGGAGAATAAATTAAAGGCTCTTGCTGATACAAGAGATTTGGAGAAAGTTGTGGGTGTTATTGATCCAAAGCAGATAAAGTTAGGAAGCAGGAAGTATTATAGGTACATTGGCTCGCTAACGATTCCTCCTTGCACTCAAAATGTCGTTTGGACAATTGTTAAGAAG GTTAGAACTGTTACTAGAGATCAAGTGAAAATGATTCGAGAAGCTGTACACGAT GAGTCGGAAGCCAATGCAAGACCACTCCAACCATTACATAATCGCCCGATCAGAATGTACAGGCCGCATgctgaggaagaagaagattgA
- the LOC113742348 gene encoding uncharacterized protein — MFFFCSNVKAIWEAAPLSWDDLESFRSKFWLWWEELKDAVKQERMRERVELTVNLLWQIWKSRNGVQFNNKRRDPTLAVHKAVVEWREFHDIQEAEVERVGGGVTENEGISGWGRPKEGWIKVNSNTTLHLETDKAGWGIIVRNWQGKVVGAWAVPRPLCTHAKSEEALALRFAMLVANQNGWRRVEFESNCLQVVRELNSANEEVIRCTVIADLKKLILNFDECCFAYTRRANNFVSHSLAKKALQLECSAEWKDSFAGWLLELAHADCKDSCLSVT, encoded by the coding sequence atgtttttcttttgcagCAATGTCAAGGCTATCTGGGAGGCTGCTCCTTTAAGTTGGGATGATCTAGAAAGCTTTAGGAGCAAATTCTGGTTATGGTGGGAGGAGTTGAAAGATGCAGTGAAACAGGAAAGAATGAGAGAACGTGTTGAGCTTACGGTGAATTTGTTGTGGCAAATTTGGAAGTCAAGAAATGGGGTGCAATTTAATAACAAAAGAAGAGATCCAACACTAGCAGTCCATAAAGCTGTAGTGGAGTGGAGAGAATTCCATGACATTCAGGAAGCGGAGGTGGAAAGAGTAGGTGGCGGCGTAACGGAGAACGAAGGAATATCTGGCTGGGGGAGACCAAAGGAAGGTTGGATTAAAGTGAACTCAAATACAACTTTGCATCTAGAAACGGATAAGGCAGGATGGGGGATCATTGTGAGGAATTGGCAAGGGAAGGTGGTGGGAGCTTGGGCAGTGCCAAGGCCATTATGTACGCATGCAAAGTCAGAGGAAGCGCTTGCACTCAGGTTTGCCATGTTGGTGGCAAACCAGAATGGATGGAGACGAGTAGAGTTCGAATCAAATTGTTTGCAGGTAGTTAGAGAACTTAATAGTGCAAATGAAGAGGTTATTAGGTGCACAGTGATAGCTGACTTGAAGAAACTCATACTAAATTTTGATGAATGTTGTTTTGCTTATACTAGAAGGGCAAACAACTTTGTTAGTCATTCTTTAGCTAAGAAAGCATTACAATTGGAATGTTCTGCCGAATGGAAGGATAGCTTCGCAGGCTGGCTGCTTGAGCTTGCTCATGCTGATTGTAAGGACAGTTGCCTATCTGTTACATAA